A single window of Halobacterium jilantaiense DNA harbors:
- a CDS encoding NAD+ synthase, which produces MSAPETVEPLDLRFSDAELADRRDRIQSFVRETVDAAGAERCVLGLSGGIDSTTVAHLTVDELGADALHGLVMPGAVSSDENMSDAERVAEDLGIEYDVVEIDPFVDQLADIYPDAADDELAVGNARARTRAVLNYFVANHEQGLVLGTGNRAEAMTGYYTKYGDQAVDCNPIGNLYKMQVRQLARDLGVPEDLVTKAPTAGLWADQTDEGELGVGYDVIDAVLAVHVEGGVPASATADHLGVDATVVETVRELYEASEHKRAMPPAP; this is translated from the coding sequence ATGAGTGCCCCAGAGACCGTCGAGCCGCTCGACCTTCGCTTCTCGGACGCCGAACTCGCGGACCGTCGAGACCGCATCCAGTCGTTCGTTCGAGAAACTGTCGACGCCGCGGGTGCCGAGCGCTGCGTGCTCGGGCTCTCGGGCGGCATCGACTCGACGACCGTCGCGCACCTGACCGTCGACGAACTCGGCGCGGACGCCCTGCACGGACTCGTGATGCCGGGCGCGGTGTCCAGCGACGAGAACATGAGCGACGCCGAGCGCGTCGCCGAGGACCTCGGCATCGAGTACGACGTCGTCGAAATCGACCCGTTCGTCGACCAGCTCGCAGACATCTACCCCGACGCGGCCGACGACGAGCTCGCGGTCGGGAACGCTCGCGCGCGGACGAGAGCCGTCCTGAACTACTTCGTCGCGAACCACGAGCAGGGCCTCGTGCTGGGGACGGGGAACCGCGCGGAGGCGATGACGGGCTACTACACGAAGTACGGCGACCAGGCCGTCGACTGCAACCCCATCGGGAATCTCTACAAGATGCAGGTCCGGCAGCTCGCCCGCGACCTCGGCGTCCCCGAGGACCTCGTGACGAAAGCGCCGACCGCGGGGCTGTGGGCCGACCAGACCGACGAGGGCGAACTCGGCGTCGGCTACGATGTCATCGACGCCGTGCTCGCCGTCCACGTCGAGGGCGGCGTCCCGGCGAGCGCGACGGCCGACCACCTCGGCGTCGACGCGACCGTGGTCGAGACCGTCCGGGAGCTCTACGAGGCGAGCGAGCACAAGCGCGCGATGCCGCCAGCGCCGTAA
- a CDS encoding DUF3592 domain-containing protein codes for MQFTVGETPVTVTKWTVVALLLATACAGYGGYDYVQQSAAVEDAVAVDATIHEAAVESDSGGRRSGIQYGFDVEFTYRYEGTEYTSDRVFPGSISRQYDSRSDAEAVLEPYEPNATVTAYVDPSAPGEAFLERQTTSGPFVFVGGGAVVFALVALNAIGARDPGQHTDLRPERESTDADAGTLLGVDRNAVNTASKRLMVAGPVLVLVSVLALVGILLAAGGGAPGASPTLESEPTDPAGLAVFGLAGGLGLLVLGVVLYLTWSFGEYRRVRARVREPRPPSPFRHPSRLVTILGTDDDDLDAYGWRVKRTGFALAVLAVLGAVVAELLVF; via the coding sequence ATGCAGTTCACCGTCGGCGAGACGCCAGTCACGGTCACGAAGTGGACTGTCGTCGCGCTGTTGCTCGCGACCGCCTGCGCCGGCTACGGGGGGTACGACTACGTCCAGCAGTCGGCGGCCGTCGAGGACGCCGTGGCCGTCGACGCGACCATCCACGAGGCGGCTGTCGAAAGTGACAGCGGCGGCCGTCGCAGCGGCATCCAGTACGGGTTCGACGTCGAGTTCACCTACCGCTACGAGGGCACGGAGTACACGAGCGACCGCGTGTTCCCGGGGAGCATCAGTCGCCAGTACGACTCCCGGAGCGACGCCGAAGCCGTCCTCGAACCCTACGAGCCGAACGCGACCGTGACCGCGTACGTCGACCCGTCTGCCCCGGGCGAGGCGTTCCTGGAGCGCCAGACGACCTCCGGTCCGTTCGTGTTCGTCGGCGGCGGCGCGGTCGTCTTCGCGCTGGTCGCACTGAACGCCATCGGCGCACGCGACCCCGGACAGCACACCGACCTCCGGCCGGAGCGAGAGTCGACCGACGCGGACGCCGGGACGCTGCTCGGCGTCGACCGGAACGCCGTCAACACCGCGAGCAAGCGCCTGATGGTCGCCGGACCGGTGCTGGTGCTCGTCTCGGTGCTCGCGCTCGTCGGCATCCTCCTCGCCGCCGGCGGTGGCGCGCCGGGCGCGTCCCCGACGCTGGAGTCGGAACCCACCGACCCGGCCGGCCTCGCCGTCTTCGGATTGGCCGGCGGTCTGGGGCTCCTCGTGCTCGGCGTCGTGCTGTATCTCACCTGGTCGTTCGGGGAGTACCGTCGCGTCCGCGCCCGCGTCCGCGAACCACGGCCGCCCAGCCCATTCCGACACCCGAGTCGGCTCGTCACCATCCTCGGCACCGACGACGACGACCTCGACGCATACGGCTGGCGCGTCAAACGCACCGGCTTCGCGCTCGCCGTGCTCGCCGTCCTCGGAGCCGTCGTCGCAGAGCTACTGGTGTTCTGA
- a CDS encoding glutathione S-transferase N-terminal domain-containing protein, translating into MLELYQSEGCPYSATVRETLSDLGVSYVAHNPRLPGDEGGDVTNERTHDELQAGGDDEIPYLVDTDREEALYGSDDIVEYLETHYA; encoded by the coding sequence GTGCTGGAACTCTACCAGTCGGAGGGCTGCCCGTACTCCGCGACCGTCCGCGAGACGCTCTCAGATCTCGGAGTCTCATACGTCGCCCACAACCCCCGGCTCCCCGGCGACGAGGGCGGCGACGTCACGAACGAACGCACCCACGACGAACTTCAGGCCGGTGGGGACGACGAAATCCCGTACCTCGTCGACACCGACCGCGAGGAGGCGCTGTACGGCAGCGACGACATCGTCGAGTACCTGGAGACGCACTACGCGTAG
- a CDS encoding Nmad3 family putative nucleotide modification protein, with protein sequence MTRAVAVNVAANTNQPGFRGPLRADGSFVYVPIPESQPTAGNAPTYADLDLPTDVPEDSRDTPVHLDPSFAEYPCCERYTYGDPHGVKARPLLDLAAGDRVYFYATLDAPDEPADWMPPDWGAYLLGEFTLARDPLTGDEFTALPDDEQVAFAGNAHLRRDPFDAAVMLAGTDDSRLYDGAVPLSGARGVDANRAVTEWSSDSGKGPWWRRPLRYDEDGAARLHEWVERETYPAVR encoded by the coding sequence GTGACGCGGGCCGTCGCCGTCAACGTCGCGGCGAACACGAACCAGCCGGGGTTCCGCGGCCCACTACGAGCCGACGGCTCGTTCGTCTACGTCCCCATCCCGGAGAGCCAGCCGACGGCCGGCAACGCCCCCACGTACGCTGACCTCGACCTCCCGACAGACGTGCCGGAGGACAGCCGCGACACGCCCGTCCACCTCGACCCGTCGTTCGCCGAGTACCCCTGCTGTGAGCGCTACACGTACGGCGACCCTCACGGCGTGAAGGCCCGGCCGCTGCTCGACCTGGCGGCGGGCGACCGCGTCTACTTCTACGCGACACTCGACGCCCCGGACGAGCCCGCCGACTGGATGCCGCCGGACTGGGGCGCGTACCTCCTCGGCGAGTTCACGCTCGCCCGCGACCCCCTCACGGGCGACGAGTTCACCGCCCTACCGGACGACGAGCAGGTGGCGTTCGCGGGGAACGCCCACCTGCGGCGGGACCCCTTCGACGCCGCCGTGATGCTCGCCGGCACCGACGACTCGCGGCTGTACGACGGTGCCGTCCCGCTCAGCGGGGCCCGGGGCGTCGACGCGAACCGCGCGGTCACCGAGTGGTCGTCGGACTCCGGGAAGGGACCGTGGTGGCGTCGCCCCCTGCGGTACGACGAGGACGGCGCTGCCCGCCTGCACGAGTGGGTCGAGCGGGAGACGTATCCAGCCGTCCGCTGA
- a CDS encoding DUF7577 domain-containing protein, whose product MSNRKLKTEGVLVTRMEWGLFVLAMLFVAALQFVVWRRIQSGNVGVSDATAPRDQSHPVDLTSEPDDPEAMLCPACGAENEVCYDFCRRCVGSLGP is encoded by the coding sequence GTGAGCAACCGAAAGCTCAAGACCGAGGGCGTGTTAGTGACACGCATGGAGTGGGGGCTGTTCGTGCTCGCGATGCTGTTCGTGGCCGCGCTCCAGTTCGTGGTGTGGCGGCGCATCCAGAGCGGCAACGTCGGCGTCTCCGACGCTACCGCGCCCCGCGACCAGAGCCACCCGGTCGACCTCACGAGCGAACCCGACGACCCGGAGGCAATGCTGTGCCCGGCCTGCGGCGCAGAGAACGAGGTCTGCTACGACTTCTGTCGGCGCTGCGTGGGTAGCCTGGGACCGTGA
- a CDS encoding acyltransferase: protein MTKRHVSLPADAEATRRAFVSDVDERLSVAETPDELADAVTETLVDLHGARDAYEAWLDDDADVSPTAAARLANFDPRNATLESEYYAEKDEDAFARSKPLQWLWRQFDGTPLADNVEFALSFRRMLADHLFADVGEGVRLFKGISMTYGHNIELGDDVVVHDDVHLDDRGELVVGDRASVSDGAHVYTHDHDVVDQTEVTNYRTEIGDDARVTQGALVRAGVRVGENALVGSRSVVQGDVPDHHIAVGSPAESVRVKPGWESVAAPLSDAGERNQDQRRLDDDLPADLDAYDEFGRDLSPPDA, encoded by the coding sequence ATGACCAAGCGACACGTCTCGCTGCCCGCAGACGCCGAGGCGACCCGGCGGGCGTTCGTGTCGGACGTCGACGAGCGGCTGTCCGTCGCCGAGACGCCCGACGAGCTCGCCGACGCCGTCACGGAGACGCTCGTGGACCTCCACGGGGCGCGGGACGCCTACGAGGCCTGGCTGGACGACGACGCCGACGTGTCGCCGACCGCGGCGGCGCGGCTGGCGAACTTCGACCCGCGGAACGCCACCCTCGAATCGGAGTACTACGCGGAGAAAGACGAGGACGCGTTCGCGCGCTCGAAGCCCCTGCAGTGGCTGTGGCGGCAGTTCGACGGCACGCCGCTGGCGGACAACGTCGAGTTCGCGCTGTCGTTCCGCCGGATGCTCGCCGACCACCTGTTCGCGGACGTCGGCGAGGGTGTCCGGCTGTTCAAGGGCATCTCGATGACGTACGGTCACAACATCGAACTCGGGGACGACGTCGTCGTCCACGACGACGTCCACCTCGACGACCGCGGCGAGCTCGTGGTCGGTGACCGCGCGAGCGTCAGCGACGGCGCGCACGTCTACACACACGATCACGACGTCGTCGACCAGACCGAGGTGACGAACTACCGCACCGAAATCGGCGACGACGCCCGCGTCACGCAGGGCGCGCTCGTGCGGGCCGGCGTCCGCGTCGGCGAGAACGCGCTGGTCGGCTCCCGGTCGGTCGTCCAGGGCGACGTGCCGGACCACCACATCGCCGTCGGGAGTCCGGCGGAGAGCGTCCGCGTGAAGCCGGGCTGGGAGTCGGTCGCCGCGCCGCTGTCGGACGCCGGCGAGCGCAACCAGGACCAGCGGCGGCTCGACGACGACTTGCCGGCGGACCTCGACGCGTACGACGAGTTCGGCCGCGACCTGTCGCCGCCGGACGCGTGA